Genomic window (Chloroflexota bacterium):
CTATACACAATGAACCGCCCCGGGTTTGATGGAGGGCTCGTTTATTGAGTCCCGGCTCTTGCCGGGGCCAGTATAGCACCGTTGGTGGCCTCATACTCCGCTGGTGGCAGGTAGCCGATGGCGCTGAAGAGACGCCGGTTATTGAACCAATCCACCCACTCCAAGGTTGCCAACTCCAGGTCTTCCCTGCCGCGCCA
Coding sequences:
- a CDS encoding IS3 family transposase encodes the protein WRGREDLELATLEWVDWFNNRRLFSAIGYLPPAEYEATNGAILAPARAGTQ